The Lysinibacillus irui sequence CGGATTAATAATAATTTAGCAGATGTTTATATTTTAGAAGGGGATTTTAAAACGGGGAAGGCATTGCTTGACGATTCATTAACGTCTGACATTATTGATCACCATAAGCGTGAAAAAGTAGCGGCTTTGTTTGGCTATGGTTTTTTATATGAAAAGCAACAAAAGCTTGATGAAGCAGTATCCTATTACAAACAGGCTATAGAACTTGCCAAATCCTATGGAGATAAGCCGAATACAAAAAAAGTAATGCGATTATTATTAAACGTATTGTATCAATTGGATTGGCGAGATGAAATCTTTGAATTACAGCGTGAATACATTGATCTCACAGAGAAAATGAGTGTTGCTAATTTACTACAACAAGTAATGAATTTGGAATTTAAGCGGCAGAAGGAAAAGCTGGAGAAAAAAGCCCACTATGATCCTTTAACAGGCGTATTAAATCGTCATTTTTTAGATTTTGAGCTACAGGAGTGGTTAAATACAGCCAAACTTACGCAATGCTATGTGTGCATTACTGTGCTAGATATTGATTATTTTAAACTATTCAATGACATGCATGGTCATTTGTTTGGCGATATGATTTTACAGCTATTAGCAAATGGTTTAGAGGAGTTTTTACAGGACGAAGATGTGAAAATAATTCGTTACGGTGGAGATGAATTTATCATTTGTATGAGACATCAACAAAAGGATTATATTAAATCACTTGTCAAAAATACACATGCTTTTTTACTTACATTGAAGCTGGAGCAAGAACAAGAAAGCTACCCTGTAAAGGTAAGTATGGGTGCTTGTATCAACGATCAGAAAAATTATCATTACAAGGAGCTTTTTGAACAGGCAGATAGCTGTTTATACCAGGCGAAAGCTAATGGCCGTGCCAGCTGTGTTTTTTACGAGCTATCATAGGCATACTCATTCCTATTCATTGTTGAATAGGAATTTTTATGTTGTTGTAGTAGTTGCTTTTGCACCAAAAGTGAAACAGAAGAGAAAAAAGATGCTCTCTAATAAAGGAGATGTTCGGAACTTTGCAAATGGCACAAATTTTTAAAGAGGAGCTCTTTAAACAAGCCTGAAAAAATGTAGAATGAAATTTACTGCGCCAATCATTTGAAAACGTTGTTCTAGCAACGTACAATATATGAAATTAAGAAACACGACAGCACAAATTTGTTGTATAATGTTGTGGTATGCGGAAAGAAAGCAGGTTGACAAAATGGAAAGCAAAATGATTAGTTACGCAATTATAGACACACGCAAACATCGGCTATGTGTTATGCGAAATATGCTTGATGTGAAACATAGGGTGAATAGATGAAAAACTGGTTGATTTTCATTTCTGTTTTTATTGTTTCGTTGTCACTTGTCATTAGCATTTTAGTACTCTGGAAAGCCGAGGCTCCATTCCGTTCAATTGAAGAGCAGGCTGAACAGTTGGCACTTGATGCCAAAGCCCTCGCAATTGTATCGGAGTCCTACACATATAATGGCAAACATTCGTATGTTACTGTGTTCGGGGTAGACGAATACGGTGATAAAAAAGCTGTCTTTGTTCCGACGAATCTGGACGAGGATTCCATTCAGGAAGTGTTATTAGAAGATGGTATTACGGAAAAGCAAGCATTATCGGTTTTTAAAAATGAAGGAAATGTCCAAAAAGTCCTCCACATGAAATTAGGCTATGAGGAGCCTGGCGCTGTTTGGGAAATTACATATCTAAACGACCATGATCAGCTCAACTATGTCTATATTTTGTTTAAGGATGGCGACTGGTGGAAGCGCATTACGAATTTATAAGAGGAGTAGATCCCGGATGAAAAATTTATTAGCAACACGTGTAAAAACTTTAACACCATCTTCAACATTAGCTATTACTGCAAAAGCAAAAGCATTGAAAGAGCAAGGTATTGATGTTATTGGTCTTGGGGCTGGTGAACCAGACTTTAATACACCTCAAAACATTTTAAATGCAGCCATTGATTCAATGGAAAAAGGGTATACAAAATATACACCTGCTGGCGGACTACCAGTTCTGAAAAAAGCGATTATTGATAAGCTTCAACGCGACAATAACCTTGCCTATCAACCAAACGAAGTAATTGTTGGTGTAGGGGCAAAGCATATTTTATATACGCTATTCCAAGTGATTTTAAACGAGGGCGATGAGGTTATTATTCCAATACCTTATTGGGTGTCTTATCCAGAACAAGTGAAATTAGCTGGCGGTGTACCTGTATATGTTGAAGGTACACGTGAACAAAGCTATAAAATTACAGCGGATCAACTAAGAGCGGCTGTGACTGATAAAACGAAAGCAGTTATTATCAATTCACCTAGCAATCCATCAGGCATGATTTATTCTCGTGAAGAGCTAGCAGAACTTGCTGCTGTTGCAGAAGAAAAAGATATTTTAATCGTGTCAGATGAAATTTATGAGAAGCTTGTATACAATGGTATTGAGCATTTTTCAATTGCACAACTTTCTGATGCAGTGAAAGCACGTACAATCGTTGTAAACGGTGTGGCAAAATCTCACTCTATGACAGGCTGGCGTATTGGGTATGCTGCAGGTGATGCAGACATTATTAAAGCAATGACTGACCTTGCATCACACTCAACATCTAATGCGACAACAACTGCACAATATGCAACTGTGGAGGCGTATAATGGACCACAGGACGCAGTAGAAGAAATGCGACAAGCATTTGAATCTCGTCTTGAGAAAATTTATCCACAGTTAAGTGCAATTCCTGGCTTCCATGTATTAAAACCACAGGGTGCATTCTACTTATTACCAGACGTAGCAGAAGCTATGGCTCATACTGGCTATGATTCAGTAGATGCATTTGCTGCGGATATTTTAACAGAAGCAAACGTAGCAGTGATTCCAGGCTCTGGCTTCGGCGCGCCAACTACAATGCGATTATCTTATGCTACATCTTTAGACTTATTAGAAGAGGCAGTCCGCCGTATTGATTCATTTGTTAAATCAAAATGGCAAGACTAATCCTTCTAGTCGACTTTGGAGGATTTCTATGAAAAAAATTATGATTAAAGATATGCCTCAGCATATCGGTGAAACAGTCAAAATTGGCGCTTGGTTAGCTAACAAACGTTCAAGCGGAAAAATCGCTTTCTTACAACTACGTGATGGCTCTGGCTTCGTGCAGGGCGTTGTAGTGAAAGAAGAAGTAGGCGAAGAAATTTTTGCAACGGCAAAAGGGATAACGCAAGAAACTTCTATGTATGTTATTGGTGAGGTTAAAGCAGACGAACGTTCAAGCTTTGGCTGTGAACTTGCTGTAACAGGAATTGAAGTACTACATGCAGCAACAGATTTCCCAATTACACCAAAAGAACATGGCCCTGAATTTTTAATGGATAACCGTCATTTATGGCTACGTTCTCGTAAACAGCATGCCATAATGAAAATTCGTAACGAAATTATTCGTGCAACATACGAATTTTTCAACAACAATGGTTTTACAAAAATGGATCCACCAATTTTAACAGGATCTTCGCCTGAAGGTACTTCAGAGCTATTCCATACTAAATATTTTGATGAAGATGCGTATCTATCTCAATCTGGTCAACTTTACATGGAAGCGGCTGCAATGGCATTAGGGAAAGTATTCTCATTCGGTCCAACATTCCGTGCTGAAAAATCTAAAACACGTCGTCATTTAATCGAGTTCTGGATGATCGAGCCGGAGATGGCATTCGTGGAATTTGAAGAGAATTTAGAAGTACAAGAGCAATATGTAGCGCATATCGTACAGTCTGTTCTGGCAAACTGCAAATTAGATTTAGAGCGATTAGGCCGTGATACATCGAAGCTTGAAAACATCCAAGCGCCATTCCCTCGTATTTCTTATGATGATGCTATTAAGCTTCTACACGAACAAGGCTTTGACGATATTGAGTGGGGCGATGATTTTGGTGCGCCACACGAAACAGCAATTGCCAATTCGTTTGACAAACCAGTATTTATTACGTGTTACCCTGTAGGTATTAAACCATTCTATATGCAACCACACCCAGACCGTGATGATGTTGTATTATGTGCTGATTTAATTGCACCAGAGGGTTACGGTGAAATTATTGGTGGTTCTGAGCGTATCCATGACTATGATTTATTAAAATCTCGCCTAGAGGAACATAACCTATCATTAGATGCCTATGCATGGTATTTAGAACTTCGTAAACAAGGTTCTGTTCCGCATTCAGGCTTCGGACTTGGATTAGAGCGAACTGTAGCATGGATTTCTGGCACAGAGCATATTCGTGAAACAATTCCATTCCCACGTTTACTGAACCGCTTATATCCATAAGCTAATCAATTTAAAAGTCGCGTAGTGAACTATCTACGCGGCTTTTCTACTTACTTAAAGAAGGAGTCTGGAGAAACATGAACGTAAATAATCATCGACTCCGTACATGGACTGAGCAGAGAATGATTCCAATTCCTCAGCTTTTTTTTCAGTTTTATAAGGAGTTAAATATGGAGGATGAGGAGGCGCTCCTTGTCATGCACTTACTAGCCTTTCATATGGAAGGGAATGATTTCCCAACACCTAATGATCTAAAGAATCGTCTCACGATACCTGATAATGATATTACGAAGCATTTACAACGATTAATGCAAAAAGGCTTCCTCGAAATTACGAGAGATGTGGATACGAGTGGTCGATTATATGAAAAATATTCTGTATATCCACTTTGGGAGCGAATTGTGCAGATAATCGATATGAAAGAGCAGCAAACGTCTGCAGCGACACTTCGTCAGGAAGAAGGAGAGATTTTTCGTCTATTTGAAGAGGAAATGGGACGCCTTTTATCTCCTTTAGAGCTTGAAAAAATAGGATGTTGGCTTGATGAGGACAAGCATAGTCCAGCACTCATTAAAGAGGCCCTAAAGGAGGCTGTTTTTGCTGGGAAGCTGAGTATTCGTTATATTGATCGCATTTTATTAGAGTGGAAAAAGAAAAATATAACGACACCTCAAGCTGCTCAAAAGCAAAGTGAGCAGTTCCGTGAGAAGCAGACATTTAACAGAGCACCAGCTCGAACAGTACAACAAGAATCAACACAATCGACCAATAAAGTACCATTTTACAATTGGTTAGAAGAAAGAGAATAGGGGGCATCCGGTTTGTTAACGAAAAAACAGTGGGAGCATTGTCTAGATGAAATGGATCGAATGTTTCCCGATGCACATTGTGAGCTTGTACATGACAATGCCTTTGAGCTGACTATTGCGACATTATTATCTGCCCAATGTACAGATGTACTAGTCAATAAGGTGACAAAAACATTATTTCAAAAATATAAAACGCCAGAAGATTACTTAGCTGTATCGTTAGAGGAATTGCAGCAGGATATTCGCTCTATTGGTCTCTATCGCAATAAGGCGAAGAATATTCAGGCTTTATGCCAACGTTTGTTGGATGAGTATGGTGGTGAAATACCTGCAACACGAGAAGCACTGGTAACATTGCCTGGTGTAGGACGAAAAACCGCCAATGTGGTGCTTTCAGTGGCCTTTGATATTCCAGCACTTGCAGTGGATACCCATGTCGAGCGTGTGTCCAAACGTCTTGGCCTATGTCGATGGAAAGATTCAGTACTAGAAGTAGAAGAAACGATTATGAAAAAAACGCCAATGGATAAATGGTCCAAAACACATCACCAGTTAATTTTCTTTGGGCGTTACCATTGTAAGGCTCAAAATCCAGGATGCCATACCTGTCCTTTACTCAGTGATTGTCGGGAAGGGCAAAAACGTTTGAAGAAGGGCTTGGTGAAGGAAGCATGAATAGTGAGGCCATCGCAAAAGATAAAGTAGATGCATGGTTTACCAAGTGGACAACTCTGCAATCGACGATCCATACAGCTCATGATACAAGAAGCGGCATGGCTAAGCAGTTAATGGAGGAAGCAATTGAGTTGTTTGAACAACTTGTACATGCTGCAGGGGATGAAGTGTTACCGATTAATGGCGTTGAACGACTAGCCTTTATCAAAGCGAAGCCTGGTCAATATGCATGTTATCGTCAGCTAGATGAGTTATTTAAGGAGACAAAAAAGCGGACAGCACGCTTGCGAATTCAAGCTAGTAAAAGCTAGGGTTATTGATAAGTGCAGGAAGTGGATAAAAGACATGAAGTGAAGGATAGAGCGAAAAAAGTGAAGGATAGCGCGTTAAATCTGACAGATAGCCTCTATATCCGCTCATATAAAAAACCGAGAAGCAGCATCATGTGCTTCTCGGTTTTTTCGTTTATTCTGTGCTTTGATCTTCTTCAGTTGGGTTGGTAGGTTCGGTTGGAGTCGTCGGCTGTAGATTGCCATCATTATTATTGCCAGGGTCTCCTCCGTTGCCATTATTACCTTGCCCATTACCATTATTATTATGGTTATTGCCATTACCATTATTGCCATTTTCACCATTGCCATTGTTATTACCATTGTCTTCTTGCCCAGGATCTATTGGTAAATCAATTTCTGGCTCATCTGGTTCTTCCGTTTCTAAATCTTCTTCAGACGTGCTTGTGATTTGGAAAGTAGTTGTACCAGGTTCACTACGTGTGCCGTCCATAATGGCTACGACAGAGATTGTGTAATTTCCATCCTCTAGCGTATTGCCAACGGTTAGCCCTTTGCTCTCGGTTGTGCCTAGAGCAAACGTTTGACCGTCATCACGTGTAGCAGTGACTTCAAATGAAGTTGGTAATGGTTCGTCCGTTTCTGGATCTACGATAGCATCATGTTCCCAAGAAATATTAATGGACTGTGCTTCTAAATCTAAGCTTGCCGAAACATTATAAGGTGTTGATAATTCTGGTGCTTCATAGACAGTCGACACCTCTTTTGGTTCAGTTCCACGTACAAATAGCTCTGTTTGACGCAATTCACTAGGCGTGTAATCACTTGCTAATTTTAGTGGTTTAGAGCCTACTTCAATCGTTGCTTCTACAACCGAATTTGGTTTTTTAAAGCTTGCTGTTTCAACATTAGCTGAAATTTCTTGCATTATCGACTTAAATAAATTTTGTGGTAATCGACGTTCTTCCCATGTTGTAATTGGATCAAAATGTTTTTCATACCCACTCCATATCGCAATGGAATAGTTTGTTGTATAACCAGCAAACCATGAATCAGGCACACTTGTATTCGGTAAGTTATATTTATTGAAATCTTCTGCAGAGTAGTTTGTTGTACCTGTTTTACCTGCAATATCTAAGCCAGGTACATTGGCAGCAGTACCAGATGCATCTGGTTTATTGCCTACTACATCACGCAGCATATCCGTTACCATATAAGCAGTATAATCGCTCATAGCAACTTTAGATTCAGGTGTGTAGTTTTTAGATGTTTTGCCATCACGATAGACAATTTTTGAAATCGCATGTGGATCCGTGTAGACCCCGTTATTACCGAAAGCTGCATAAGAAGCTGCCATTTGGATAGGGGAGATTGTAATAGCGCCTCCACCAATCGCATCCGATTCATAAAGATCATCTGTTTTAATGCCTAAATTTCCTACAAATTCCTTGGCTTTTTCAGTGCCAACCTCTTGTAATGTTTTGACAGCAGGAACGTTTCGTGAAGCATATAAGGCTTTACGAGCAGTCATGGCACCCATATATCGGCCATCCCAGTTTGTGATCGTTTGTTTTGTACCTGTGTAATTCATTGGCTCATCGACAAGTGTTTGACCTGTAGACCAATTTAAATATTCGATAGCTGGACCATAGTCAATTAATGGTTTCATTGTAGAACCTGGTTGATTATTTGTTAAGTCCTCGGCATAGTTCCAGCCACGTATAGCACCGTAATGGCGACCACCACCAACGGCTTGAATCGCACCCGTTTTTGTATCGATAACCGCAACACCAGACTGAATTTCTTCAGTTGGGAAATTACTGTCATCGTTCATGACATTTTCTACAACCTTTTGGGCATCTGGATCAAGTGTTGTGTAAACTTTAATCCCTTCTGCCATCGCCGTTCCATCGCCGTTTTCTTCCAATTCATTAATCACGACATCTAGGAAGGCATCATATTTGGAACCAGCAAATGATTGACGTGTTGCATCATCAGCAAGACCTGCTTGAACTTCCACTTTCTTTGCTTCTTCCATTTCAGCTTTAGTTATTTTTCCATGTTGATACATTAATCCTAAAACTGTGTTACGACGTTTTTTTGCA is a genomic window containing:
- a CDS encoding tetratricopeptide repeat-containing diguanylate cyclase, yielding MELTLEELNKTIMEMRAKGYLTEALKLADQGLLIALENNNYTYVLDLYFQKILVHHSLGDTLSMVSLIHDYEAICQKYGSSKDLMHYHLVMSLIYDLVDIREKTVEMTKKAIVYAQELQDPIMLVRCHNNLCYLEVEKGCTTEALQAGLLAREYNRSLTESMPDLAKLHDIRINNNLADVYILEGDFKTGKALLDDSLTSDIIDHHKREKVAALFGYGFLYEKQQKLDEAVSYYKQAIELAKSYGDKPNTKKVMRLLLNVLYQLDWRDEIFELQREYIDLTEKMSVANLLQQVMNLEFKRQKEKLEKKAHYDPLTGVLNRHFLDFELQEWLNTAKLTQCYVCITVLDIDYFKLFNDMHGHLFGDMILQLLANGLEEFLQDEDVKIIRYGGDEFIICMRHQQKDYIKSLVKNTHAFLLTLKLEQEQESYPVKVSMGACINDQKNYHYKELFEQADSCLYQAKANGRASCVFYELS
- a CDS encoding cell wall elongation regulator TseB-like domain-containing protein, encoding MKNWLIFISVFIVSLSLVISILVLWKAEAPFRSIEEQAEQLALDAKALAIVSESYTYNGKHSYVTVFGVDEYGDKKAVFVPTNLDEDSIQEVLLEDGITEKQALSVFKNEGNVQKVLHMKLGYEEPGAVWEITYLNDHDQLNYVYILFKDGDWWKRITNL
- a CDS encoding pyridoxal phosphate-dependent aminotransferase yields the protein MKNLLATRVKTLTPSSTLAITAKAKALKEQGIDVIGLGAGEPDFNTPQNILNAAIDSMEKGYTKYTPAGGLPVLKKAIIDKLQRDNNLAYQPNEVIVGVGAKHILYTLFQVILNEGDEVIIPIPYWVSYPEQVKLAGGVPVYVEGTREQSYKITADQLRAAVTDKTKAVIINSPSNPSGMIYSREELAELAAVAEEKDILIVSDEIYEKLVYNGIEHFSIAQLSDAVKARTIVVNGVAKSHSMTGWRIGYAAGDADIIKAMTDLASHSTSNATTTAQYATVEAYNGPQDAVEEMRQAFESRLEKIYPQLSAIPGFHVLKPQGAFYLLPDVAEAMAHTGYDSVDAFAADILTEANVAVIPGSGFGAPTTMRLSYATSLDLLEEAVRRIDSFVKSKWQD
- the asnS gene encoding asparagine--tRNA ligase gives rise to the protein MKKIMIKDMPQHIGETVKIGAWLANKRSSGKIAFLQLRDGSGFVQGVVVKEEVGEEIFATAKGITQETSMYVIGEVKADERSSFGCELAVTGIEVLHAATDFPITPKEHGPEFLMDNRHLWLRSRKQHAIMKIRNEIIRATYEFFNNNGFTKMDPPILTGSSPEGTSELFHTKYFDEDAYLSQSGQLYMEAAAMALGKVFSFGPTFRAEKSKTRRHLIEFWMIEPEMAFVEFEENLEVQEQYVAHIVQSVLANCKLDLERLGRDTSKLENIQAPFPRISYDDAIKLLHEQGFDDIEWGDDFGAPHETAIANSFDKPVFITCYPVGIKPFYMQPHPDRDDVVLCADLIAPEGYGEIIGGSERIHDYDLLKSRLEEHNLSLDAYAWYLELRKQGSVPHSGFGLGLERTVAWISGTEHIRETIPFPRLLNRLYP
- a CDS encoding DnaD domain-containing protein, whose protein sequence is MNVNNHRLRTWTEQRMIPIPQLFFQFYKELNMEDEEALLVMHLLAFHMEGNDFPTPNDLKNRLTIPDNDITKHLQRLMQKGFLEITRDVDTSGRLYEKYSVYPLWERIVQIIDMKEQQTSAATLRQEEGEIFRLFEEEMGRLLSPLELEKIGCWLDEDKHSPALIKEALKEAVFAGKLSIRYIDRILLEWKKKNITTPQAAQKQSEQFREKQTFNRAPARTVQQESTQSTNKVPFYNWLEERE
- the nth gene encoding endonuclease III; translated protein: MLTKKQWEHCLDEMDRMFPDAHCELVHDNAFELTIATLLSAQCTDVLVNKVTKTLFQKYKTPEDYLAVSLEELQQDIRSIGLYRNKAKNIQALCQRLLDEYGGEIPATREALVTLPGVGRKTANVVLSVAFDIPALAVDTHVERVSKRLGLCRWKDSVLEVEETIMKKTPMDKWSKTHHQLIFFGRYHCKAQNPGCHTCPLLSDCREGQKRLKKGLVKEA
- a CDS encoding YpoC family protein; translation: MNSEAIAKDKVDAWFTKWTTLQSTIHTAHDTRSGMAKQLMEEAIELFEQLVHAAGDEVLPINGVERLAFIKAKPGQYACYRQLDELFKETKKRTARLRIQASKS
- a CDS encoding penicillin-binding protein 1A; the protein is MTERRRTRGEHQKALAEKNKKKKNKPTSSAKTWFKRIFLAILAIGVAGFIGGAGLFAYYASTAPELDEELLKDPVSSEFYDKNGELFATIGAENRKYIKYEDIPEDMVNAILATEDVRFFEHHGMDFYRLGGAILANFRDGFGAQGASTLTQQVVKNSFLQNEKKLKRKAQEAWLAFQLERKYSKEEIFEMYFNKMLMSGRIYGFGTAAQYFYGKELKDLTLDEEALLAGLVQRPNAYNPLKNPELAKKRRNTVLGLMYQHGKITKAEMEEAKKVEVQAGLADDATRQSFAGSKYDAFLDVVINELEENGDGTAMAEGIKVYTTLDPDAQKVVENVMNDDSNFPTEEIQSGVAVIDTKTGAIQAVGGGRHYGAIRGWNYAEDLTNNQPGSTMKPLIDYGPAIEYLNWSTGQTLVDEPMNYTGTKQTITNWDGRYMGAMTARKALYASRNVPAVKTLQEVGTEKAKEFVGNLGIKTDDLYESDAIGGGAITISPIQMAASYAAFGNNGVYTDPHAISKIVYRDGKTSKNYTPESKVAMSDYTAYMVTDMLRDVVGNKPDASGTAANVPGLDIAGKTGTTNYSAEDFNKYNLPNTSVPDSWFAGYTTNYSIAIWSGYEKHFDPITTWEERRLPQNLFKSIMQEISANVETASFKKPNSVVEATIEVGSKPLKLASDYTPSELRQTELFVRGTEPKEVSTVYEAPELSTPYNVSASLDLEAQSINISWEHDAIVDPETDEPLPTSFEVTATRDDGQTFALGTTESKGLTVGNTLEDGNYTISVVAIMDGTRSEPGTTTFQITSTSEEDLETEEPDEPEIDLPIDPGQEDNGNNNGNGENGNNGNGNNHNNNGNGQGNNGNGGDPGNNNDGNLQPTTPTEPTNPTEEDQSTE